In Methanobrevibacter oralis, a single window of DNA contains:
- a CDS encoding DNA-3-methyladenine glycosylase I — translation MTKKRCKWVEDKEEIYIKYHDFEWGVPVYDDKKLYEMFLLECFQAGLSWITILKKRENFKKAFDNFDVQKIANYDDEKLEELANNPGIIRNRGKLKAAINNANIYLDIQKEFGSFCKYIWSFSNGKILKDTPENYKTQSAISYKISNDLKKRGMKYIGSITIYSYLEAVGIINNHTHECFKF, via the coding sequence ATGACTAAAAAACGTTGCAAATGGGTTGAAGATAAAGAAGAGATATACATTAAATACCATGATTTTGAATGGGGTGTTCCAGTTTATGATGATAAAAAACTATATGAAATGTTTCTTTTAGAATGTTTTCAAGCTGGTCTTTCATGGATAACAATTTTAAAGAAACGTGAAAACTTTAAAAAAGCTTTTGATAACTTCGATGTTCAAAAAATAGCTAATTATGATGACGAAAAGCTAGAAGAATTAGCTAATAATCCCGGAATAATAAGAAACCGTGGAAAGCTAAAAGCTGCAATTAACAATGCCAATATTTATTTGGATATTCAAAAGGAATTCGGATCATTTTGCAAATACATTTGGTCATTCAGTAATGGAAAAATCTTGAAAGATACCCCAGAAAACTACAAAACGCAATCTGCTATTTCATATAAGATATCTAATGATTTGAAAAAAAGAGGAATGAAATATATTGGATCCATAACTATTTATTCCTATTTAGAAGCCGTGGGGATTATAAATAATCATACCCATGAATGTTTTAAATTTTAA